In Hyphomicrobium denitrificans 1NES1, the genomic stretch TCGATGATATTGCACGGCTTCCGAACTTGTTCCAGGTCAACGCACGCGCTCGTTCCATCCTTAACGCTAACTCAGACTGAGGTGGGCTGCTGCTTTCTATTCTCGTTTGGGGCTGGGCGCTTGCATAGTTTCCCGGTGCTGCGAGAGCAGCAAGAGATGTCTCTTGAACCTATTAGGCAGAGTAGGCGATGTGCCATGCAGCCTGAGCAAAATACAGAAAAAGAGATCGTCGCCACCGAGCGGCTGCCGTCTCAACAACAGCAACTCGTGCCTAGGGTCGAGAAGCTGCCGAAGTCGACTTCGGTTCGCCGCTTCCTTCGTTGGCGTCCGGTTCTTGTAGCGCTTGTGGGTATCGCCGCTTCTGTCGGAGCTGCGTACTGGTGGACGCACCGGACGCCGCCACTTCCTGCCGCAATCGTAATGGGCAACGGGCGGATCGAAGCCGACCCGATCGACATAGCGACGAAATTGCCGGGACGGGTTCTTGAGCTACGCGTTGACGAAGGCGCCAGGGTGACGGCCGGTCAGGTCCTAGCTGTCATGGATACGCGCGACCTTGAGGCTTCATTGAAGAAGGCGGAGGCACAGGCAGAGCAGGCAAATAAGGTCATCAACGAGGCAAACGCTCTTTTGAATCAGCAGCATTCGCAGCTCGTGCTCGCGCAGCAGCAAATGGATCGGGCCAGCTCATTGTTCAAAAGCGGATGGATCACGAAAGAGGTCTTTGATCAGCGGCAGCAAGCTCTCAATGCGGCGCAGGCCGGCGAGATAGCGGCTCGGGCGCGCGTAACAGAAGCGGTGCACGCTCTGGACGCGGCCAATCACGATTCGGAACTTCTCCGGGTCAACATCGCTGATAACACCCTGGTTGCGCCCCGTAATGGCCGGATCGCCTATCGGATTGCCAATACGGGTGAGGTTCTGGCTGCAGGCGGCAAGGTCTTCACCATGCTCGATTTCGGTTACGTCTACATGGACATTTATCTTCCGACGCTCGACGCAGGCCGGGTCAGAATTGGAGATGACGCCCGCATCGTGCTCGACGCCTATCCAGATCATCCCATTCCCGCGAACGTGACCTTCATTGCCGATCAGGCCCAGTTTACGCCGAAGATGGTTGAGACGCAGACCGAACGCGATAAGCTGATGTTTCGTGTGCGTGTGCGGATCGATCCGGCCCGCTCGATGGCACACGCCGACTACGTCCGAAGTGGATTGCCGGGCGCGGCGTATGTCCTGACAGATGTCAACATAAAGTGGCCGGAGCGTCTGCAGGCGAGGTCGTGACGATGGCGGGCGAAGCACTTGTCGCTCGTCTCGAAAACGTTACTCATACCTATGCGAGCGTTTTTGCGCTCGATGACCTGACTGTCGATATTCCGAGTGGAAGGATGGTCGGCCTTATCGGGCCCGACGGTGTCGGCAAGTCGACGCTCCTCGCCTTAGTCTCGGGTGCGCGCCAAATTCAATCAGGCCGCGTAACCGTTCTAGGTGCGGATATGTCCAAGGCCGTGGATCGAGTGGCGGTCTGTCCGCGCATTGCATACATGCCGCAGGGCTTGGGCAAAAATCTTTATCCCGATCTCAGCGTGCGCGAAAACATCGAGTTTTTCGGCCGATTGTTCGGCCAAAATCGGATAAAGCGCGATGCGCGCATCTCTCACTTACTAGAGAGTACAGAGCTTTTATCGTTCGCTGATCGACCGGCACAAAAGCTTTCGGGCGGCATGCGTCAGAAGCTGGGTCTTTGCTGCTCGCTCATCCACGATCCGGATCTCTTGATCCTCGATGAACCCACGACGGGCGTCGATCCGCTTTCGCGGCGGCAGTTTTGGAGGCTCATCCAGCGTATGCGCAGCCGACGCGTGGGCATGAGTGTCATCGTTGCAACCGCATACATGGAAGAGGCGGAACAGTTCGACTGGCTCATCGCAATGAACGCCGGGAAGATTCTCGCCATGGGAACGCCCGCCGATATCAAGAACGAGACGGGCGCAGAGACGATCGAAAACGCCTTCATTCGTCTTCTTCCTCCAGGGCTGAGAGCTGGGCACCGCACGCTCAAGATTCCGCCGCTCATCGAATCGGTCGATGGCCCAGTGATCGTTGCACGCGGTCTTACACGAAGGTTTGGCGACTTCACCGCCGTCGATCACGTAAGCTTCGACATCCGGCGCGGAGAGATTTTTGGGTTTGTCGGCTCGAATGGATGCGGCAAATCTACGACGATGAAGATGCTGACCGGCCTCTTGCCCTCGACGGAGGGCTCCGCGACGCTATTCGGCCACCCGATAAACGCGGGCGATATGAGCTTGCGCGCGCGTGTCGGTTATATGTCGCAATCGTTCTCGCTCTATAGCGAATTGACTGTGCGGCAGAACCTCGACCTGCACGCGCGGTTGTTCCATTTGCCTCCTAACTCCATGAAGAGCCGTATCGACTATCTCGTTTGGCGGTTCGGCCTTTCGGACTATATCGACAAGCTTGCTG encodes the following:
- a CDS encoding HlyD family secretion protein, with the translated sequence MQPEQNTEKEIVATERLPSQQQQLVPRVEKLPKSTSVRRFLRWRPVLVALVGIAASVGAAYWWTHRTPPLPAAIVMGNGRIEADPIDIATKLPGRVLELRVDEGARVTAGQVLAVMDTRDLEASLKKAEAQAEQANKVINEANALLNQQHSQLVLAQQQMDRASSLFKSGWITKEVFDQRQQALNAAQAGEIAARARVTEAVHALDAANHDSELLRVNIADNTLVAPRNGRIAYRIANTGEVLAAGGKVFTMLDFGYVYMDIYLPTLDAGRVRIGDDARIVLDAYPDHPIPANVTFIADQAQFTPKMVETQTERDKLMFRVRVRIDPARSMAHADYVRSGLPGAAYVLTDVNIKWPERLQARS